A portion of the Glycine max cultivar Williams 82 chromosome 10, Glycine_max_v4.0, whole genome shotgun sequence genome contains these proteins:
- the LOC100780222 gene encoding protein LIFEGUARD 4, with protein MGKHDIEAGLPHAQGDALYPYMIESPQLRWGFIRKVYAIISLQLLFTAAFASFFIFFTPARNFARYNQYRIWVFFGAAIFSIILLFVLSKFYKKHPVNLFLLGLYTLCMSVTVGFACSFVDAKIVLEAAFLTGVVTASLTIYTFWAVKRGSDFSFLGPFLFASIMVMLLFALIQVFYPLGPIGRMMIACIGAIVMCGFIVYDTDDLIKRYTYDDYIWAAISIYGDVISLFIYLLTILNELF; from the exons ATGGGTAAACATGACATTGAGGCAGGGTTACCCCATGCACAAGGCGACGCGCTCTATCCATATATGATAGAGTCACCTCAGCTACGTTGGGGATTCATACGcaaagtttatgccattatttcTTTGCAGCTGCTTTTCACAGCTGCATTCGCatccttcttcatcttcttcacaCCCGCAAGGAATTTCGCTAGGTACAATCAATATCGCATCTGGGTATTCTTTGGAGCCGCCATTTTCTCTATCATAC TTTTGTTTGTGTTGAGCAAATTTTACAAGAAACACCCGGTGAATCTCTTTCTTCTTGGTCTCTATACCCTCTGCATGTCCGTTACAGTTGGATTCGCTTGTTCTTTTGTCGATG CAAAGATCGTCCTAGAGGCTGCGTTTCTTACAGGTGTGGTGACTGCCAGCTTGACGATCTACACATTTTGGGCCGTTAAAAGAGGCAGTGATTTCAGTTTCCTAGGCCCATTCCTCTTTGCTTCCATTATGGTCATGTTATTATTCGCACTCATTCAA GTGTTTTACCCTCTAGGACCAATCGGGCGTATGATGATTGCTTGCATTGGTGCAATAGTAATGTGTGGTTTCATCGTATATGACACTGATGACCTAATCAAAAGATACACCTACGACGACTACATTTGGGCTGCTATTTCCATCTATGGCGATGTTATCAGCCTCTTCATCTATCTGCTTACAATTTTGAATGAACTTTTTTAA
- the LOC102663072 gene encoding vitellogenin-1 produces MAIEVCSEISSTGISPRISFSHDLKNTEDASVRVEDRHRGSDLCLLDSSSDFVFCITNGLAQQLSSADELFSNGKIIPTEIKRVSKEPKEPSRPQPATTEKIQKKRLKEFLSASSDEAENEEEKPSSKYFWQFKRSSSLNFDTTRGNGLIRSLQFLSRSNSTGSAPNPKQTELPRETHKQRLQKQSSVSSRRSSSSSSSSSTYYFYSSSQKPSLKKNGGSSGNGVRISPVLNLPQAYIPKATARFFGFGSLFCNGKSKRKKK; encoded by the coding sequence ATGGCAATAGAAGTGTGCTCCGAGATATCCAGCACGGGAATCAGCCCTCGAATCTCATTCTCACACGATCTAAAGAACACAGAGGATGCATCGGTTCGTGTTGAAGATCGTCACCGTGGATCAGACTTATGCCTCTTGGACTCAAGCTCTGACTTCGTGTTCTGCATCACCAATGGCTTAGCTCAACAACTCTCTTCAGCCGATGAACTCTTCTCCAATGGAAAAATTATCCCAACGGAGATCAAGAGAGTTTCCAAGGAACCCAAAGAACCTTCTCGACCTCAACCTGCAACCACGGAAAAGATTCAAAAGAAGAGGCTCAAGGAGTTCTTATCTGCATCCTCTGATGAAGCAGAGAACGAAGAAGAGAAGCCATCATCCAAGTATTTCTGGCAATTCAAGCGCAGTAGCAGTTTGAATTTCGATACCACTCGTGGGAATGGCTTGATTCGCTCGCTTCAGTTCCTATCACGAAGCAACTCCACCGGTTCGGCGCCGAATCCAAAACAAACAGAGCTTCCAAGGGAAACTCACAAGCAGAGGCTGCAGAAACAGTCCTCTGTTTCAAGTAGAAGGTCATCATCTTCCTCTTCGAGTTCAAgtacatattatttttacagTTCGTCTCAAAAgccttctttaaagaaaaacgGTGGATCTTCTGGTAATGGTGTTAGGATTAGTCCTGTGTTGAATCTACCTCAGGCATATATTCCCAAGGCCACTGCCAGATTTTTTGGATTTGGTTCTCTATTCTGTAATGgaaagagtaaaagaaagaagaaatag